Genomic segment of Photobacterium profundum SS9:
ACATCGTTGTCGTCACTGAGTTCGAAGCGATAATCTGGACGATCAGGGAATACTACTGCGTTATTTGAACGCCACTTGCTACGTACATTAGCAAATTGGTGAAGCGCATCGATTTGTTCTGCAATAACGTCGTTAGCCATTAACTTTTCTGACTGACCTTTTTCAATAAGATCAGATACATTGTCATACGCCAAACGAGCCTGAGATTTAATCCATGCAGCAAAGAACGTGATGTCGTCTTGAATATCACCTTCGCTATCAACCGTTACACGGCAACAAATAACAGGGCGTTTCTCGTTTTCAATCAATGAACATAGTTCATCGCTTAATTCACGAGGAAGCATTGGGATATTACGACCAGGTAGATAAACGGTGAATCCGCGCTTACGTGCTTCATCATCCATTTTATCGCCAACAGAGATGTAAGATGTAGGATCGGCAATCGCAATCGTGATTTCGAAGTTACCATCATCTTTCTTAACCGTATGAATCGCATCATCCATATCTTTGGTTGATTCACCATCGATAGTAATAAACGGAATATCGGTTAAATCTTGGCGCTCTAAACCTTCGTCTAGCATATTCCAGCTATCTTGCGGTGCAGGCTCTGCGTTAGGCAGTTCATAGCGGGCAAGTGTTACCCACCATGGTGCAATTTTATCGTTACTGTCAGTGATTTTTTCATTAATCACACAGGTAAACGGTTTGTTTGCATTGGTTAGCGGGTGGCTATTTAGGTTTGCTACAACCCAGTCGCCTTCTCTCAGCTCTTCTGGGTTTAACCCTTTAAAAGCGCGTGCTTTTATTGCGTCTTTTAGCTGTGGGTGATCAGGCACAACGTTTAATCGGTTGTGGATCATCTTCACGCGACCAATAAAGCGTGTCAGGTTCTGTTCTATCAGCTCCTGAGGTTCGGCTACTTCACGCTCTTTTTCTGTACGAATCACAGCAATCACGCGGTCACCGTGCATTACGTTTTTCATATAATTAGGCGGAATAAAAAAGCTTTCTTTATTATCAGTTTCTAGAAAGCCAAAGCCACGGTCAGTCGCTTTTACGTTACCTTCTTTTTTAGGAAGGGTTTCTTGAATTTGTTTTTTAAGCTGGGCTAGCAGCGGATTATCTTGAAACATTATGCTCGGTCTCAGAATATTAACCCAGACACTATACGTATTTGGGGCGCTAAAACCAAGATTGTGGAATGTATATTTTGCGAAGGTTTGTGTCATTGTCGCTAAACGGTAGCTTTTTATCTATATATAAGATCAAGAGTAGATAATAAATATAGGGTCAGAGTCGATTATAAATGGCACGCAAAATGGAATGATTTCAGCAATACTGTGCAATAACGCTATCCTTATACAATATGGTGATTGTTCTCTTCTATATACGGTATTTTTCGAGTCGCTGTATTTTCTTTGGCAATAAAGTGAGAAATAAATGCCATTCCCATATTTATAGTGTGTGTTCTTATAAGAGAACGAGATGAAGATGTGCATTTATTCAATCGGATAGTGCCAATAAGAAGTCATTCACATAGTTGTGACGCCCAAGATACATACTTTTTGTTTAAATAGTAAGTGTTTGAAAGTTATTTTGTGACAGCCTTCAATTTTTTCTGGCATTTTATCGAGTAATGGCGCAGAATACGCGCCTCATATCGTCGAGGCCCATGCTTGTGGTTGCTATTGCAGAACTTTTTAAAGCATAAGGGGCCCCGTTTACGTTAGATTATTTATTGGGATCCCAATGCTAGAATCTGTTACAGAATTTCGCCAATTAGATTTGGCTGACACACTTTTATCTGCTCTTGACTCAATGGGCTTCGTTTCGCCAACTCCTATTCAGGCGGCGTCAATTCCTCTACTTCTTACTGGTGTTGATGCACTTGGTAAGGCACAGACTGGTACTGGTAAAACGGCTGCGTTTTCACTACCTGTTCTAAATAAAGTAGACCTTTCTCAGCATAAGCCTCAGGCTATCGTAATGGCTCCTACACGTGAGCTTGCGATTCAGGTTGCTGCAGAAATCAAAGTCCTTGGTCAGAACATTAAAGGTCTTAAAGTTTTAGAGATTTACGGTGGTGCTTCTATCGTTGATCAAATGCGTGCACTTAAAAATGGTGCTCACATTGTTGTTGGTACTCCAGGTCGTGTTAAAGACCTTATTTCACGTGATCGTCTGCACCTTGATGAAGTTAGTACGTTTGTACTAGATGAAGCTGACGAAATGTTGAAAATGGGTTTTGTTGATGACGTTACTTGGATCATGGAACAAGCTCCAGCATCGGCACAACGCGTATTGTTCTCGGCTACTATGCCTCCAATCGTTAAGCAAATTGTTGACCGTTTCCTACGTAACCCAGAGCGCATTGACGTAGCTGGCGAAAACCGTACTGTATCTCAAGTTTCACAGCAGTTCTGGATCGTTAAAGGCGTAGAAAAAGACGAAGCAATGATTCGTATGCTTGAAACTGAAGAGAACATCGATGCGTCAATCGTATTCGTTCGTACTCGTCAAGATACTGAGCGTCTAGCTGATTGGTTATCTGCACGTGGCTGTAAAGCAGCAGCTCTACACGGTGATATTCCTCAGTCTTTACGTGAGCGTACTGTTGACCATATTAAACGTGGTGTAATCGACGTTCTTGTTGCAACTGACGTTGTTGCTCGTGGCCTTGATATTCAGCGTATTACACACGTATTTAACTACGACATTCCGTTCGATGTAGAATCTTACATCCACCGTATTGGTCGTACTGGTCGTGCTGGTCGTTCTGGTAAAGCGATCCTATTGGTTCGTACAAACCAAATTCGTATGCTACGCACTATCGAGCGTGTAACTAAATCTCGTATGGAAGAAATTCAACTTCCTAACCGTGATGCCGTTGCCGCTGCTCGCTTGACTCGTTTAGGTCAAGAACTAGAATCACAGAAAGAACAAGCAACGCTTGAAGCTTTTGTTGAACTAGTGGGTAAATTACAAGAAACAATCGATGTTGATGCAACAACGCTTGCAGCGATGCTTCTTCAGCGTCAACAAGGTAACCGTCCTTTATTCTATAAAGGTCCGGACCCAATGATTGCAGCTATTGATCGTGAACAGCAACGTCGTGAGCGTCGTGGTAACGATGATCGTGGTACTCGCAACGAACGTGGCGGTGAACGTCGTTCAAACAACAGCGCTGATTGGGATACTTACCAATTACAAGTTGGCCGTGAGCAAGGCATTCAGGTTAAAGATATCGTTGGCGCAATTGCAAACGAACTTGGCCTAAGCAAAGAGTTCATTGGTGCTATTAAACTAGCTCCTTCACATACTTTTGTTCAGCTTCCGAAGAAGATGTCAGCAGAAGTTTCAGCACAACTTAAGAAGCTACGCATTCGTCAAAACGATGTAAAAGCTGTTGTTGTTGAAGGTGAAGTTCTTCGCGAACACCGTCCACGTAACAGTGGTAGCCGTGATGGCGGCCGTGGTGGATACCGTGGTAACCGTGATAGCAACGGTGGCGAGCGTCGTTTCGACCGCAACCGTGGTAGTGACAACCGTGGTGGAAACCGTGGCAGCGCGAACAGCGACCGTCCACGTCGTCCAAGCGGTGAGCGTAGCAACAACGCTTAATCTGCAATAAGTCACGTACTAAAATACGTTGATAAATAAAAAAGCCGCTATATATTAGCGGCTTTTTTGTGTCTAATTTTTGTAATCGATTTGAATGTCAATACGAATAATACCAAATCCATTAATTATCTGATCAGTTCAGCGAGAGTTAAAATGCTTTTAGGCAAGGAGATAAATTGAGAATCTAGTGGATCTAAATTGAAATTTATTAACGTAGTATAAAAATATTTTAAACTCGCCCAAAGGGAACCACTCTTCTATCAACCGCTATCCTTGAACTCGACTCCCAGTAGTGTTCTGAATGGTCAGATAATTAATGGAATTGGTATAAGTAAGTGATCATAAATTTTCGTAGGCAGAATTGATAAGAGCAAGGCATAAACTGAAGTAACGAGTGGTTCTACGTTGAAAATAAGTAACACAGCATAGAGCCCAACAAAATTAGCCCTTCGGGAGTCGTTCAGCGTGTCTACTTCTGTGTCAAATGTGCTTGAAAGGGAATACTCTGAAATGGATATATTGAGGAAGGTTGGGTATATGGGGGATTTACATAAAAAGTATATCTAGATATGGAAGCTACACTCTATGTCTAGCTTCCATTGTATGAGGGGGATTACACAGCCATGGCTTCAGGCTGTAAATACTGCTGCCATGCAGTTTGGTATAGATTTAATGACTCAGCTCTAAGTCTCGCTATCTGTGCTAATTCAAACTCAGAGATGTTACGTTCTTCTGTCATGCTTGCACGTTCGATACGTTGGATTTCTTCGTATATCTTGTGTTCAGCACCATTTTTTACCGTAGATATGGCTTCTAAGTGAAGTTGAACTTCTGCAATCACTTGGCTTTTTGGTAAGCGTATTAATAATTTAAAATCACGGTAGCCAGAAGCTGTCGGGCTTTTAAAGCGATTTTTAACCGCAACAACAGAGACTTCTTTATTCAGCAGTTCTAATGACTGCATCAAACTCGGTATATCACTTGCTACTAATGAGCATCGTGCCAAATCAGTAATACGATGAGTTTCACCTTGTAACTCTGTCTTGATTTTTTCTTTAGCGCGTTCTTCTGATTTAACTGCTGGCACTAAAGCTTGAGTATTGGAATGCAATGCGATCTCACGAGCAAGAGTGTCTAATTCTTGCTGGGCATGTGTTGCTGCATGATACAGTTGGCTAAAATTACTGTAAGGCTGGGTAATATTCTGTTCTGTCCAGCTATTGACGTTATAAAGGCCACTTAGGCTACGCTGAAAAGACTTTTTACCTTCTTGTGTTTGGTAAGGGGAAACTTCATAGTCAGAATCTGAATATTGAGGTAGTGGTGCAGCGATCGAAGTACGACCGAAGACGATAAGGAGAACGAAGAAAGTACGAAGTACAGATTTCATGTGCATAAAACAACTCCTGTGAAACCCCTAATAGGCATAGGTATCTACACAGATTGAGCAAAAAACGAACTGGCTATTTGCCTCATCGCGTTTATCTCATCCATGGTGTAGGTATCTAGTACTTCACACATTTGTAGGAAAACCCATAGTCCCGCAAGCAGTGATGGCTGAGTGACAGGCTTTGTTCGCTTAGTTAAACGACCACTCAGCTTAACCAAAAAACCTTTAAATTCATTAGCTTCATCCGAGCTGTCCGAATAAAGCTTAAATATCAACGTCGTTGCAACACTGGCTGTGATCAGACGCTTTAATATTGACTCCGCAGTAGTTTGCTGCCATTTTTCTAACTGATGACCATCTGACTTCAATAACTTAAACCAAGATTCAATATTCCAGCGATGGCAATACCACGTTGCAATCTCTGTTGCATCAACATCCAACACGTTAGACAGCAGATACCATCTTGCTAGCTCTTTACCTTCATCATCCGTGACCAGGCTCATAACAAAGCGACAGGTGGGCGCCGCTGACGCGAGCTTTTCTGATTTCCGGTGTAACTCAACAGTCGTTTCACCAACAAACAAATAGCCCTCTTTACCTCGAAGAGAAATAACACCTTTCAAGTCTGGGGAGATTGTTCGACTGATGATTTCAGCCGTTTTAAACTGACCTTCGTGACGGAACGTTGAGCCTTTTTTAGTTCGAGTTAGCCAGTGAACTGAGCCTAAACGTCTTAAGTCTTTCGCTGAATCTGCTTCTCTATCAACAACATGCACCAGGGGCTTGTCTAAATGTAATTGTTCTTGCCAATGAATGCTGTCAAAGAGTGAATCTAGGTGACTTTGCTTGGGTTGTAACTCTTGGCTTCGGCATTGATAAATACCGTTGCTTGTCAGTAAGTTAAGACCTGCTGGAGCAATGGGTGCGCCGGTATTTGCGTCTACCAATAAAGACGCTTGCAGTTCGTAGCCAACATCGAGAGCGTGTGACATCTTAGTTTTATCTAACTTACTATGATGTTTAGCGAAATTGATATGGCACCAATCATGAGCCATTAATACATATCGACTTTGACTTTCTTTCACACCAGAACGAGCAAGACCCAGCATCGGGCCACTTAGCATAGGAAAAGTCACATCCTCATTATGATAAAAACGCCATGTTGCTTGTGTCGATGCCCATGATTGTGTGTGGTGGCGAAGAGATTTTACACCTGGTGCATTGCTAGAATTAACTGTCATGTGTTCCATTATAAGGGTCTGATAACGCTTAGATAATCTTGATTCAAGGATACAGGGTAATTGATGTTGTTCAAAAAGAGTCATCGTCAATACTAATGGAATGAAAGTTAACTCTCTTGATCGTTGATCCTTAGATCAGTTCCCTTCTCTTGGCCGATTGGTTAATTTGTAACCATTTTGTGTAGATACCTATGCCTAATAGGGCTTTCCATCAAAAACATACATATAAACGGTGACGTAAAAAGTGTGTATGTGATCTGCTGATTTGTTTTAATAATATTCCTTATGTGTTTTGAATGAATACATATAATAGCGAGTAGACCTGAACATAAGATGAATTTAGGTCTACGATAAAAAATACGATATTTTTTTGTGATAAAGGCCACACTTTAGTAGCCTTAATGATAGTGAATATAAGGTGTGGGAATTAACTTACGGCCAATTTAGGCTGTAAATATTCTTGCCAAGCAGAACTATAAAGATACTGTGATTGATTACGTAACTGTCTTATTTTTGCTAATTCAATATCATTTAACTGACGATTATTAGCTTTAGCTATACGTTCAATTGTTTGAATTTGTTCATATAATTGGTGTTCTTTACCATTTTTTATATCAGAAATTCCCTCTAAATGAAGCTGTATCTCTACAATATGCTGGCTGTTTGGAAGACGGACCAACATTTTCAAATCTCGATAGCCTGATTTTGCAGGTTGTTTGAAACGGTTTTTTAC
This window contains:
- a CDS encoding exoribonuclease II; translation: MFQDNPLLAQLKKQIQETLPKKEGNVKATDRGFGFLETDNKESFFIPPNYMKNVMHGDRVIAVIRTEKEREVAEPQELIEQNLTRFIGRVKMIHNRLNVVPDHPQLKDAIKARAFKGLNPEELREGDWVVANLNSHPLTNANKPFTCVINEKITDSNDKIAPWWVTLARYELPNAEPAPQDSWNMLDEGLERQDLTDIPFITIDGESTKDMDDAIHTVKKDDGNFEITIAIADPTSYISVGDKMDDEARKRGFTVYLPGRNIPMLPRELSDELCSLIENEKRPVICCRVTVDSEGDIQDDITFFAAWIKSQARLAYDNVSDLIEKGQSEKLMANDVIAEQIDALHQFANVRSKWRSNNAVVFPDRPDYRFELSDDNDVIAIHTDPRRTSNRMIEEAMITANICAGRVLRDKFGTGVFNIHNGFHPEKLDTAMEFLQKVEAPFEKEELKTLEGFSALRRWLNTLDSTYLDNRLRKFQAYSEVGNQPAPHYAMGLDAYATWTSPIRKYGDMINHRLLKAVITGNEPSQKPDDTVGEEIALHRRTHRMAERGVADWLYIRLLKNAVKEETVFTAEIFDINRAGIRIRLLEIGASAFIPGSLIVDNKQRIVCSGDLGTVSIDTVQEYQLGDTFEVKLAEIRTATRQLVAKPVQQFPAPEVDSDAAEKEEEKA
- a CDS encoding DEAD/DEAH box helicase encodes the protein MLESVTEFRQLDLADTLLSALDSMGFVSPTPIQAASIPLLLTGVDALGKAQTGTGKTAAFSLPVLNKVDLSQHKPQAIVMAPTRELAIQVAAEIKVLGQNIKGLKVLEIYGGASIVDQMRALKNGAHIVVGTPGRVKDLISRDRLHLDEVSTFVLDEADEMLKMGFVDDVTWIMEQAPASAQRVLFSATMPPIVKQIVDRFLRNPERIDVAGENRTVSQVSQQFWIVKGVEKDEAMIRMLETEENIDASIVFVRTRQDTERLADWLSARGCKAAALHGDIPQSLRERTVDHIKRGVIDVLVATDVVARGLDIQRITHVFNYDIPFDVESYIHRIGRTGRAGRSGKAILLVRTNQIRMLRTIERVTKSRMEEIQLPNRDAVAAARLTRLGQELESQKEQATLEAFVELVGKLQETIDVDATTLAAMLLQRQQGNRPLFYKGPDPMIAAIDREQQRRERRGNDDRGTRNERGGERRSNNSADWDTYQLQVGREQGIQVKDIVGAIANELGLSKEFIGAIKLAPSHTFVQLPKKMSAEVSAQLKKLRIRQNDVKAVVVEGEVLREHRPRNSGSRDGGRGGYRGNRDSNGGERRFDRNRGSDNRGGNRGSANSDRPRRPSGERSNNA
- a CDS encoding phosphoribosylglycinamide formyltransferase, with protein sequence MHMKSVLRTFFVLLIVFGRTSIAAPLPQYSDSDYEVSPYQTQEGKKSFQRSLSGLYNVNSWTEQNITQPYSNFSQLYHAATHAQQELDTLAREIALHSNTQALVPAVKSEERAKEKIKTELQGETHRITDLARCSLVASDIPSLMQSLELLNKEVSVVAVKNRFKSPTASGYRDFKLLIRLPKSQVIAEVQLHLEAISTVKNGAEHKIYEEIQRIERASMTEERNISEFELAQIARLRAESLNLYQTAWQQYLQPEAMAV
- a CDS encoding IS4-like element ISPpr4 family transposase is translated as MTMTLFEQHQLPCILESRLSKRYQTLIMEHMTVNSSNAPGVKSLRHHTQSWASTQATWRFYHNEDVTFPMLSGPMLGLARSGVKESQSRYVLMAHDWCHINFAKHHSKLDKTKMSHALDVGYELQASLLVDANTGAPIAPAGLNLLTSNGIYQCRSQELQPKQSHLDSLFDSIHWQEQLHLDKPLVHVVDREADSAKDLRRLGSVHWLTRTKKGSTFRHEGQFKTAEIISRTISPDLKGVISLRGKEGYLFVGETTVELHRKSEKLASAAPTCRFVMSLVTDDEGKELARWYLLSNVLDVDATEIATWYCHRWNIESWFKLLKSDGHQLEKWQQTTAESILKRLITASVATTLIFKLYSDSSDEANEFKGFLVKLSGRLTKRTKPVTQPSLLAGLWVFLQMCEVLDTYTMDEINAMRQIASSFFAQSV